From the Teredinibacter turnerae T7901 genome, one window contains:
- a CDS encoding HesB/IscA family protein encodes MISLTGKAVEAVDRFITSANKPVAGLRIQVEGGGCSGFKYTMRLEENSAANDQLVDCGGVTLLLDEASASMLDGVTVDFVENLEGSGFKFENPNATGTCGCGNSFTC; translated from the coding sequence ATGATTTCATTAACCGGAAAAGCAGTTGAAGCGGTAGATCGATTTATTACAAGCGCAAACAAGCCAGTTGCAGGTTTGCGTATTCAGGTAGAGGGCGGTGGTTGTTCAGGCTTTAAATACACTATGCGTCTCGAGGAAAACTCTGCTGCTAACGATCAGCTTGTTGATTGCGGTGGCGTAACACTGTTACTCGATGAGGCCAGTGCTTCAATGCTTGACGGCGTCACAGTCGACTTTGTTGAGAATCTGGAAGGCAGTGGTTTTAAATTCGAAAACCCCAATGCTACAGGAACCTGTGGCTGCGGTAATTCATTTACCTGTTAA
- the nifM gene encoding nitrogen fixation protein NifM, translating to MPEQQDLAFQLFKVAQEKYGEAIDKLEKPQYDDALRIAQRKIRIEEAVLSSSAAAKVSVPSNQIDEALDQIRGRYEEESDFYTDIQRVGVDETFFYQALSRELHVEAILDFISSDCDGVTETEISLYYYMNVAKFQMPEVRTARHILVTINEDNVENSRANSLKKINQIVSRLDKKPDRFAEQALKHSECPTSLQGGLMGKVKRGVLYPEIEQALFALKVGELSEVVESPLGFHIVLCEEIQQEGTLPLQDVYPRLEEFLLNRKRKQRQRQWLESILTSSNDSHYENGEAANG from the coding sequence ATGCCTGAACAGCAGGACTTGGCATTCCAACTGTTTAAGGTGGCCCAAGAGAAATACGGAGAGGCCATCGATAAACTGGAAAAGCCACAGTACGACGATGCATTGCGCATAGCGCAGCGCAAAATCCGAATAGAGGAAGCAGTACTTTCAAGCAGCGCCGCTGCAAAAGTGTCTGTTCCAAGCAATCAAATTGATGAGGCCCTGGATCAGATACGGGGCCGATATGAAGAAGAAAGCGATTTCTACACCGACATACAGCGAGTTGGCGTCGACGAAACCTTCTTTTATCAAGCGTTATCACGCGAGCTTCACGTCGAAGCAATTCTCGATTTTATTAGCAGTGATTGCGATGGCGTCACTGAAACCGAGATCAGTCTCTACTACTACATGAATGTAGCCAAATTTCAAATGCCGGAAGTACGTACCGCTCGGCATATTCTTGTGACAATCAACGAAGACAATGTTGAGAATTCACGAGCCAACTCACTTAAAAAAATCAACCAGATCGTATCGCGCTTGGATAAAAAACCTGATCGTTTTGCCGAGCAGGCGCTAAAACACTCCGAATGTCCAACCTCGCTACAGGGTGGGTTGATGGGCAAGGTTAAACGCGGTGTTTTATATCCGGAAATTGAGCAGGCATTATTTGCGCTCAAAGTTGGGGAGTTGAGCGAAGTGGTTGAATCGCCACTGGGTTTCCATATTGTACTGTGCGAGGAAATTCAGCAGGAAGGTACGTTGCCGCTGCAGGACGTCTACCCGCGACTCGAAGAGTTTTTGCTAAATCGTAAACGTAAGCAGCGCCAGCGACAATGGCTCGAAAGTATCTTGACGAGCAGCAACGATAGTCACTATGAAAATGGGGAGGCCGCCAATGGTTAA
- the nifS gene encoding cysteine desulfurase NifS has product MNDIYMDNNATTMVDPVVVEEMLPFFTEQFGNPSSLHSFGNKVGFAVKKARKTVQTLLGAEHDSEIIFTSCGTESDSTAILSALRAQPERKEIITTEVEHPAILNLCENLETQGYTVHYLKVDGKGRLDLNAYQKLLTENVAIVSVMWANNETGTIFPVEKMAEMAQEEGIMFHTDAVQAVGKLPVNLKDSAIHMLSLSGHKLHAPKGIGVLYLKRGTRFRPLLRGGHQERGRRAGTENAAAIVGLGKAAQLAMENMANENTYVAGLRDRLQEGILKSVPNCFVTGDPENRLPNTANIAFEYIEGEAILLLMNKHGIAASSGSACTSGSLEPSHVMKAMGIPYTAAHGTVRFSLSRYNTEAEVDRVIEAIPPIVAKLRKLSPYWDGEGPVAEPEQAFAPVYA; this is encoded by the coding sequence ATGAACGATATCTACATGGACAACAACGCAACCACAATGGTCGATCCGGTTGTTGTGGAAGAAATGCTACCGTTTTTTACTGAACAGTTTGGTAATCCGTCATCGTTGCATAGCTTTGGTAACAAGGTAGGATTCGCAGTAAAAAAAGCGCGTAAAACAGTACAAACGCTGTTAGGCGCTGAGCACGATTCGGAAATTATTTTCACTTCCTGTGGTACTGAGTCGGATTCGACGGCTATCCTGTCGGCGCTGCGCGCACAGCCGGAACGCAAAGAAATAATTACCACAGAAGTTGAGCACCCAGCGATACTGAATCTGTGTGAAAATCTTGAAACTCAAGGTTACACCGTTCATTACCTGAAGGTAGATGGTAAGGGACGCCTCGATCTGAACGCTTACCAAAAGTTGCTGACAGAGAACGTCGCAATTGTCAGTGTCATGTGGGCCAATAACGAGACCGGAACTATTTTCCCAGTCGAAAAAATGGCTGAAATGGCTCAGGAAGAAGGCATTATGTTCCACACTGACGCCGTGCAGGCGGTGGGTAAACTGCCAGTCAACCTGAAAGACAGTGCAATACACATGCTGTCGCTTTCTGGCCATAAACTCCACGCGCCTAAAGGTATTGGTGTGCTTTACCTGAAGCGCGGCACACGTTTTCGTCCTTTATTGCGCGGTGGGCATCAGGAGCGGGGGCGCCGAGCAGGAACTGAGAACGCTGCAGCAATTGTAGGCTTGGGGAAAGCCGCTCAGCTAGCTATGGAAAACATGGCAAACGAAAATACTTACGTGGCTGGTTTGCGCGACCGTCTGCAGGAAGGTATTTTGAAGTCGGTTCCCAACTGTTTTGTAACTGGGGATCCCGAAAATCGTCTTCCAAATACCGCAAATATTGCGTTCGAATATATTGAAGGTGAAGCGATCTTGTTGTTAATGAATAAACATGGTATTGCTGCGTCCAGTGGTTCTGCTTGTACTTCAGGCTCGCTGGAACCATCACACGTAATGAAAGCGATGGGCATTCCCTATACTGCAGCCCATGGAACCGTGCGTTTTTCGCTGTCTCGCTACAATACAGAGGCAGAAGTGGATCGCGTTATCGAAGCGATACCACCCATAGTTGCAAAACTGCGTAAGCTTTCTCCGTATTGGGATGGTGAAGGTCCGGTTGCTGAGCCAGAGCAGGCATTCGCACCCGTATACGCGTAA
- a CDS encoding nitrogen fixation protein NifZ has product MQPAFEYGTEVRLTRNVRNDGTYPGTAVGELLIKRGAVGCIYDVGSYLQDQIIYRVHFLDEAKTVGCREEELILASDPWVPNKYDFNQKVVTLVPIVIDGETVVEENRQGLVMKVLRDCEKGIVNYHVHFANRMFQMPEAALEAAE; this is encoded by the coding sequence ATGCAGCCAGCTTTCGAATATGGAACTGAAGTTCGACTGACCCGTAACGTGCGTAACGATGGCACATATCCTGGTACGGCGGTTGGGGAGTTGCTGATTAAGCGAGGCGCTGTTGGCTGCATATACGATGTGGGCTCCTACCTTCAAGATCAGATCATTTACCGCGTGCACTTTCTCGATGAAGCGAAGACGGTGGGTTGCAGGGAAGAGGAGCTTATTCTGGCCAGCGACCCATGGGTACCGAACAAATACGACTTTAACCAGAAAGTGGTTACGCTAGTGCCGATTGTGATTGACGGTGAGACCGTGGTTGAAGAAAACCGTCAGGGCCTGGTTATGAAAGTACTGAGGGATTGCGAGAAAGGCATCGTGAACTATCACGTGCATTTCGCTAACCGTATGTTCCAAATGCCGGAAGCTGCGTTAGAGGCCGCTGAATAG
- the nifU gene encoding Fe-S cluster assembly protein NifU has protein sequence MWDYSEKVKEHFFDPKNAGAVADANATGDVGSLSCGDALRLTLKVDPATDIIQDAGFQTFGCGSAIASSSALTEMIKGLHVDEALKISNQDIADYLDGLPPEKMHCSVMGREALQAAVADYRGIELEDDHEEGALVCKCFAIDEVMVRDTVRANNLSSVEEVTNYTKAGGGCSSCHEAIENILSEEMTARGETFIPAPVVSKKKVVKIKKEEPKPEPVVAEEKKAVSARKLTSVQRIKVIEKALDEIRPTLQRDHGDVELLDVDGKNIYIKLIGACSGCQLATATVGGIQQKLMEALGEFVKVTPVTEEQLTTLVGA, from the coding sequence ATGTGGGACTATTCAGAAAAAGTTAAAGAACATTTTTTCGATCCAAAAAATGCCGGTGCAGTGGCGGATGCTAATGCGACTGGCGATGTGGGTTCGTTGAGTTGCGGGGATGCATTGCGGTTAACGCTCAAGGTTGATCCGGCTACCGATATTATTCAAGATGCGGGTTTTCAGACCTTTGGTTGCGGTTCTGCGATTGCGTCATCGTCAGCACTCACTGAGATGATCAAGGGCTTACATGTTGATGAAGCACTAAAAATCAGCAACCAGGACATTGCAGACTACCTGGATGGACTGCCACCCGAAAAAATGCACTGTTCGGTCATGGGGCGTGAGGCTTTGCAAGCAGCGGTTGCCGATTATCGCGGCATTGAGCTGGAAGATGATCACGAAGAAGGTGCTTTAGTCTGTAAGTGTTTTGCCATTGATGAGGTAATGGTTCGCGATACCGTTCGCGCAAACAACCTGTCTTCTGTAGAAGAAGTCACCAACTATACAAAAGCGGGTGGTGGTTGTTCTTCTTGTCATGAAGCTATCGAAAATATTCTTTCAGAGGAAATGACCGCGCGAGGCGAAACTTTTATACCTGCGCCCGTAGTTTCCAAGAAGAAAGTAGTGAAAATCAAGAAAGAAGAGCCGAAACCTGAGCCCGTTGTTGCTGAGGAGAAAAAAGCTGTTTCAGCACGCAAGCTGACTTCTGTACAGCGTATTAAAGTTATTGAAAAAGCGCTCGACGAAATTCGCCCGACACTTCAGCGCGACCATGGCGATGTCGAATTACTTGATGTCGACGGTAAAAATATTTATATCAAGCTTATTGGTGCCTGCTCAGGCTGCCAGCTGGCTACGGCCACCGTTGGCGGTATCCAACAAAAGCTGATGGAAGCGCTTGGTGAATTCGTTAAGGTCACCCCTGTTACAGAAGAGCAATTGACCACTCTTGTAGGAGCGTAA
- a CDS encoding flavodoxin: protein MAKIGLFFGSNTGNTRKIAKLIKKRFDDELMAKPLNVNRVEVDEFASYEYLILGTPTLGEGDLPGLSSDCENESWEEFLPKIEDVDFSGKTVAIYGLGDQVGYPDEFVDAMAEIYEFVKERGATIVGAWPTEGYEFEHSEAVVDDMFVGLVLDQDNQSSMSEERLGTWLNQIAPEFGLPL, encoded by the coding sequence ATGGCAAAAATTGGCTTATTTTTCGGTTCAAATACCGGCAATACCCGGAAAATTGCAAAGCTCATCAAGAAGCGCTTCGACGATGAGTTAATGGCGAAACCGCTTAACGTTAACCGAGTGGAAGTGGACGAATTCGCGTCTTATGAATACCTCATTCTGGGTACGCCAACCCTGGGTGAAGGGGATCTGCCAGGGCTCTCTTCAGACTGTGAGAATGAAAGCTGGGAAGAGTTTCTGCCTAAAATCGAAGATGTGGATTTTTCTGGTAAAACGGTTGCGATCTACGGCTTGGGTGATCAGGTTGGCTACCCGGATGAATTCGTTGACGCAATGGCCGAGATTTATGAGTTCGTAAAAGAGCGCGGCGCAACCATTGTAGGAGCCTGGCCGACCGAAGGCTATGAGTTCGAACACTCTGAAGCTGTTGTGGACGATATGTTTGTTGGCTTGGTACTTGATCAGGACAATCAGAGCAGTATGTCCGAAGAGCGTCTGGGTACTTGGCTCAACCAGATTGCTCCAGAATTTGGTTTACCGCTCTAA
- the clpX gene encoding ATP-dependent Clp protease ATP-binding subunit ClpX, whose translation MVKQDAIHCSFCGVEKSAQVPLISGNEGRICEACVKLAHQVVTSWGHTQKTSALTPQLRTPEAIKKHLDDYVIGQEQAKETLAIAVYNHYLRLMNTRRETLEESDSNIELDKSNVLMVGPSGTGKTLIVRSLAKILGVPFVSADATSLTQAGYVGDDVDSIIHRLLDAAEGDVNQAQWGIVYIDEIDKIARRGGGTTSVRDVSGEGVQQALLKLVEGTEQKVSKSGRRRENSEEVIVDTRNILFIVGGAFPGLEELICNRVKPRDTSIGFHSRTENAKPDVNELLENLLPDDLQGFGLIPEFIGRFPITTFLQELDVEALLKILTEPRNALVKQFRQLFAYQGKTLEMTDDALTFIAEEAVSRNTGARGLRSVLEAALHKTMFEMPSLQGLRGCVLDVTTEEPRALVVRNLFDDLDADAEVPPALESSASL comes from the coding sequence ATGGTTAAGCAAGACGCGATTCACTGTTCATTCTGTGGGGTTGAAAAAAGTGCGCAGGTGCCACTAATTTCTGGCAACGAAGGGCGCATTTGTGAGGCCTGTGTAAAGCTTGCGCATCAAGTGGTCACAAGTTGGGGGCACACTCAAAAAACCAGTGCGCTTACGCCCCAGTTGCGTACTCCTGAGGCTATTAAAAAGCATCTGGATGACTATGTGATTGGTCAGGAACAGGCAAAAGAAACGCTAGCTATCGCAGTGTACAACCACTACTTGCGGCTGATGAATACTCGCCGTGAAACGCTGGAAGAATCCGACAGCAATATTGAACTGGACAAATCTAATGTACTGATGGTTGGGCCATCTGGTACTGGTAAAACGTTGATTGTCCGCAGTCTGGCGAAAATTCTTGGGGTACCGTTTGTATCCGCCGACGCGACTTCTTTAACCCAAGCAGGTTATGTGGGTGATGACGTGGACTCCATCATCCATCGTTTACTGGATGCTGCAGAGGGGGATGTAAATCAGGCCCAATGGGGTATTGTTTATATTGACGAAATTGACAAAATCGCGCGCCGCGGTGGCGGTACTACCAGCGTGCGTGATGTGTCTGGTGAAGGCGTCCAGCAGGCATTGTTGAAACTTGTTGAGGGTACTGAGCAAAAGGTTTCCAAATCTGGTCGACGTCGCGAAAACAGCGAAGAGGTCATTGTCGATACGCGCAACATTTTGTTTATCGTCGGCGGTGCGTTTCCAGGTTTGGAAGAACTTATTTGCAATCGCGTTAAACCACGTGATACCAGCATAGGCTTTCATTCCAGAACCGAAAATGCGAAGCCTGATGTTAACGAGTTACTTGAAAATCTGTTGCCAGATGACCTTCAAGGCTTTGGGTTAATCCCAGAATTTATTGGTCGCTTTCCCATAACCACCTTCTTGCAGGAACTGGATGTGGAAGCGCTGTTAAAAATATTGACCGAACCGCGAAATGCGCTGGTTAAGCAATTCCGTCAGCTGTTTGCGTATCAGGGTAAAACACTTGAGATGACCGACGACGCATTAACGTTTATCGCCGAAGAAGCGGTCAGTCGGAATACCGGCGCTCGTGGATTACGCTCTGTACTAGAGGCTGCATTGCATAAAACCATGTTCGAAATGCCATCGCTGCAAGGTTTACGAGGATGCGTTTTGGATGTTACAACCGAAGAGCCACGTGCTTTGGTAGTACGTAATTTGTTCGACGACCTGGATGCGGATGCTGAAGTACCGCCGGCGCTTGAGAGTTCCGCTTCGCTGTAG
- the nifV gene encoding homocitrate synthase — protein MKSVVIDDTTLRDGEQSAGVAFTAEEKIAIARLLAETGVGELEVGIPAMGDDECEVMRAIALLRLPVQLIAWCRLHDYDLAAAMSTGVQMVDLSVPSSDQQITNKLKKDRNWVLAEICRLVPKALNAGLQVCIGCEDASRADPDFLAQLANVAQGAGAVRIRFADTLGVLEPFGVFERISRLRRETDIQLEMHAHDDYGLATANTLAAVAAGATHINTTVNGLGERAGNAPFEECVLALKHLHNVDTGIDPRKIPTLSHLVELASGRAVSWQKSVVGEGVFTHESGIHVDGLIKDRRNYEGLNPEELGRSHHLVLGKHSGSRLLRDSYLDLGISLSEYEATNLLTRVRRFSTENKRSPSRGELFLFYEDLHDQPLLEIEGGV, from the coding sequence ATGAAATCAGTTGTGATTGATGACACGACTTTACGTGACGGCGAACAAAGCGCTGGCGTAGCTTTTACGGCAGAAGAAAAAATTGCGATAGCTCGGTTGCTTGCTGAAACCGGTGTCGGTGAGCTTGAGGTAGGCATTCCCGCAATGGGGGATGATGAGTGTGAGGTAATGCGAGCAATTGCTTTGCTTCGTTTACCGGTGCAATTAATTGCCTGGTGTCGGCTACACGATTACGACCTGGCGGCAGCGATGTCCACCGGCGTACAGATGGTGGATCTGTCTGTGCCTTCATCTGATCAACAAATTACCAACAAATTAAAGAAAGACCGAAATTGGGTACTTGCCGAAATATGCAGGCTGGTGCCGAAAGCGTTAAACGCCGGCCTGCAAGTTTGTATTGGCTGTGAGGACGCCTCTCGGGCCGATCCTGACTTTTTGGCGCAGTTGGCAAACGTGGCCCAGGGCGCTGGCGCGGTGCGAATTAGGTTCGCTGATACTCTCGGTGTCCTTGAACCGTTTGGTGTATTTGAACGAATTTCACGGCTGCGCCGCGAAACCGATATTCAGTTGGAAATGCACGCACACGATGACTACGGGCTGGCAACCGCAAATACGCTGGCTGCGGTAGCTGCGGGCGCGACGCATATAAACACCACCGTGAATGGCTTAGGTGAGCGTGCAGGCAATGCGCCATTCGAGGAATGTGTATTGGCGTTAAAGCATTTACACAACGTGGATACGGGCATTGATCCGAGGAAAATTCCCACATTGTCCCACTTGGTTGAGCTTGCATCAGGGCGAGCAGTGAGCTGGCAGAAAAGCGTGGTTGGCGAAGGTGTTTTTACGCACGAATCAGGTATTCACGTGGATGGTTTGATCAAAGACCGCCGAAATTATGAAGGGCTTAACCCAGAAGAATTGGGGCGCTCTCACCATTTAGTGTTGGGAAAACATTCCGGTTCTCGCCTGCTTAGAGATTCATATCTTGATCTCGGGATCTCCCTCAGTGAGTACGAGGCAACTAACTTGCTAACACGCGTACGTCGTTTTTCTACTGAGAATAAACGTTCTCCGAGTCGCGGTGAGCTGTTCCTTTTCTACGAAGATTTGCACGATCAACCGTTGTTAGAGATTGAAGGAGGCGTGTAG
- a CDS encoding nitrogen fixation protein NifZ → MLIDTLAPGDIIYAADDIVNDGSLPGLPDDALIAEKDRRGVIINTGHLEENPDKVLVLVRFETGVAAGELGPAVACWPDELYIPMDNMN, encoded by the coding sequence ATGCTGATAGACACACTCGCCCCAGGAGATATCATTTACGCTGCTGACGATATAGTGAACGACGGTAGCTTACCCGGATTACCCGATGACGCCTTGATAGCCGAAAAAGATCGTCGTGGCGTCATTATCAATACCGGCCACCTTGAGGAAAATCCAGATAAGGTTCTTGTACTGGTGCGTTTTGAAACAGGCGTCGCAGCGGGAGAATTAGGCCCAGCTGTCGCCTGCTGGCCAGATGAACTGTACATCCCGATGGATAACATGAACTAA
- the nifW gene encoding nitrogenase-stabilizing/protective protein NifW: MTQFELDEDMDELSSAEDFLTYFEIEFDQKVVHVNRLHIMQRYHDYLDKAGDAVAEADTQDALKKVHKALLERAYRDFVDSDAATEKVFKVFKMQEPQTTFVSIDQLQG, encoded by the coding sequence ATGACTCAGTTCGAATTAGATGAAGATATGGACGAACTCAGCTCCGCTGAAGATTTTCTCACTTACTTTGAAATCGAGTTCGATCAGAAGGTCGTGCACGTGAACCGCCTGCACATTATGCAGCGGTATCACGATTATCTCGATAAAGCCGGAGATGCTGTGGCGGAGGCGGATACGCAAGACGCTTTGAAAAAAGTACACAAAGCATTGTTAGAACGCGCGTATCGGGATTTCGTAGACTCGGATGCAGCGACCGAAAAAGTGTTCAAAGTTTTCAAAATGCAAGAACCTCAAACGACCTTTGTTTCGATTGATCAATTGCAGGGGTAA
- the cysE gene encoding serine O-acetyltransferase, with protein MVSSTENSTRCYTEDATPTRESSLWQQWRADVQCVFDRDPAARSVLEVLTTYPGVHALLLHRVCSKLWRAGWRYPARLLAFFARFLSNVDIHPGAKIGKRLFIDHGACVVVGETAVIGNDVTLYHGVTLGGTTWNKGKRHPTLGDGVLVGTGAKILGAITLGNNVRVGANSVVVQDVPDDVTVVGIPGRVVNVGKSGGQFAHGIDLNHHLIPDPVGKAISCLLERIDTLEGRLNQLSREAVCHYNTLEESCEPDNEFCAESCAIGMKIAAAKS; from the coding sequence ATGGTTAGTTCAACTGAAAATTCCACTCGCTGCTATACAGAGGATGCCACGCCAACTCGCGAGAGCTCACTCTGGCAACAATGGCGTGCCGACGTGCAATGCGTATTTGATCGCGATCCGGCGGCTCGTTCTGTCCTGGAAGTACTCACGACCTATCCTGGCGTACATGCGTTATTGCTGCACCGGGTATGTTCGAAACTTTGGCGCGCTGGCTGGCGTTATCCAGCGCGGCTGCTCGCATTCTTTGCCCGCTTTTTAAGTAATGTGGATATCCACCCAGGTGCAAAAATAGGTAAACGACTCTTTATCGACCACGGCGCATGTGTGGTTGTAGGTGAGACAGCGGTTATTGGTAACGACGTCACGCTTTATCACGGAGTTACGCTTGGTGGCACCACGTGGAATAAAGGCAAGCGCCACCCAACTTTAGGCGACGGCGTACTTGTTGGTACTGGAGCGAAAATACTTGGTGCTATCACCCTTGGCAACAATGTCAGGGTCGGTGCGAACTCTGTCGTGGTGCAAGACGTGCCCGATGATGTCACGGTTGTTGGCATTCCTGGCCGGGTTGTGAATGTCGGTAAATCTGGCGGTCAGTTTGCGCATGGTATAGACCTCAACCACCATCTCATTCCAGACCCGGTCGGCAAGGCAATTTCTTGCCTGCTTGAACGAATAGACACCCTTGAGGGGCGCTTGAATCAACTTTCACGTGAAGCTGTGTGTCATTACAACACGTTAGAAGAGAGTTGTGAGCCAGATAACGAATTTTGCGCAGAAAGTTGCGCAATTGGTATGAAAATCGCTGCGGCAAAATCATAA